A DNA window from Providencia huaxiensis contains the following coding sequences:
- the mrdA gene encoding peptidoglycan DD-transpeptidase MrdA gives MKTQRTPFRDHTAESVLFIRRALIAFGVIVILTSILVTNLYHLQIVRHEDYQTRSNDNRIKLVPIAPSRGIIYDRRGTQLALNSTFYQLEIVPEKVSNLQETLDNLRNVVDLTDEDIANFEKERKRSRRFTSIALKTQLNEVQVARFAVNQYRFSGLEVKSYQRRSYPYGSALTHVIGYVAKINDKDVERLDKEGLLPNYAASHDIGKLGIERYYEDILHGKTGYEEVEVNSRGRVIRQLHEQPPQAGRDIYLTIDLELQIYIEKLLTTSRAAVVVTDPRNGEILALVSNPSYDSNLFVNGISNKDYQALLNNPDRPLINRTTQGLYPPASTVKPFISVAALSEKVITPNTTIFDPGWWQLPGSEKRYRDWKRWGHGKLNVSKSIIESADTFFYQVAYDMGIDRISEWMSRFGFGDYTGIDLAEERSGIMPTREWKQKRYKKPWYQGDTIPVGIGQGYWTATPIQMSKALMTLINDGQVKTPHLLYGTKLGNAMVPYEDKETKQIGDVNSGFWELAKHGMYGVANAPNGTGRRSFIGTPYKAAAKSGTAQVFSYETYNASKLAEHLRDHKLMIAYAPYDKPTIAVAIILENGGVGPAVGDIVRQIFDHVLLGDNRTEVAVSATNAGEDR, from the coding sequence ATGAAAACACAACGCACCCCTTTTCGCGACCATACCGCTGAGTCAGTTTTGTTTATCCGCCGAGCGCTCATTGCCTTCGGTGTGATTGTCATTTTAACGTCTATTCTTGTGACGAATTTGTATCACTTGCAAATTGTTCGTCATGAAGATTACCAAACGCGGTCAAATGATAACAGAATCAAATTAGTGCCTATTGCACCAAGCCGTGGGATTATTTATGACCGCCGAGGAACTCAACTCGCACTTAATAGCACGTTTTATCAGTTAGAAATCGTGCCTGAAAAAGTCAGCAACCTACAAGAAACCTTAGATAACCTTCGCAATGTGGTCGATTTAACTGACGAAGACATCGCTAATTTTGAAAAAGAGCGTAAACGTTCACGCCGCTTTACCTCAATTGCACTAAAAACGCAGCTCAATGAAGTCCAAGTCGCTCGTTTTGCCGTTAATCAATACCGTTTTTCCGGTTTAGAAGTCAAAAGCTATCAACGACGCTCTTACCCATACGGCTCTGCATTAACCCATGTGATTGGCTATGTGGCGAAAATCAATGACAAAGATGTCGAACGTCTTGATAAAGAAGGCTTATTACCCAACTATGCCGCTAGTCATGATATCGGGAAATTAGGTATTGAACGCTATTATGAAGACATTTTACACGGTAAAACAGGCTATGAAGAAGTTGAAGTGAATAGTCGTGGTCGCGTTATTCGCCAGCTTCATGAGCAACCACCGCAAGCGGGTCGAGATATCTACCTCACCATTGACCTCGAATTGCAAATTTATATCGAAAAGCTGCTAACCACCAGCCGTGCAGCCGTCGTCGTCACTGATCCGCGTAATGGGGAAATTTTGGCTCTGGTATCGAATCCAAGTTATGACTCTAACTTGTTTGTTAACGGTATCTCCAATAAAGATTATCAAGCACTATTAAATAACCCTGACAGGCCATTGATTAACCGAACAACTCAAGGGCTATATCCCCCTGCATCGACAGTAAAACCGTTTATTTCTGTCGCTGCGTTAAGTGAAAAAGTGATCACCCCCAATACCACCATTTTTGACCCTGGTTGGTGGCAATTACCCGGTTCAGAAAAACGTTATCGTGACTGGAAGCGCTGGGGACATGGCAAACTCAACGTATCAAAATCTATTATTGAATCGGCTGATACATTCTTCTATCAAGTCGCCTATGACATGGGGATTGACCGTATTTCTGAGTGGATGAGCCGGTTTGGCTTTGGCGATTATACGGGTATTGACCTTGCTGAAGAACGCTCAGGGATCATGCCGACCCGTGAATGGAAACAAAAACGCTATAAAAAACCTTGGTATCAAGGTGATACCATTCCTGTTGGTATTGGACAAGGCTATTGGACCGCAACGCCAATTCAAATGTCAAAAGCATTGATGACACTAATTAATGATGGCCAAGTTAAAACACCTCATTTGCTCTACGGTACAAAATTGGGTAATGCCATGGTGCCTTATGAAGACAAAGAGACCAAACAAATTGGCGATGTGAATTCAGGTTTTTGGGAGCTCGCTAAGCATGGAATGTACGGTGTTGCCAACGCACCAAATGGTACAGGGCGCCGCAGTTTCATTGGTACACCATATAAAGCGGCTGCCAAGTCGGGTACCGCGCAAGTCTTCAGTTATGAAACCTATAATGCCAGTAAACTCGCTGAACACTTACGCGACCATAAATTGATGATTGCTTACGCTCCGTATGATAAACCCACTATCGCTGTTGCGATTATTTTAGAAAATGGGGGCGTGGGCCCTGCAGTCGGTGACATTGTGCGGCAAATATTTGACCACGTTCTTCTTGGTGATAACCG
- the rlmH gene encoding 23S rRNA (pseudouridine(1915)-N(3))-methyltransferase RlmH, which translates to MKLQLIAVGTKMPDWVQTGFMDYLHRFPKDMPFELTEIPAGKRGKNADIKRILEKEGELMLAAVGKGNRIVTLDIPGDRWDTPKLAVQLDKWKQDGRNVSLLIGGPEGLAPACKAAAEQSWSLSPLTLPHPLVRVLVAESLYRAWSITTNHPYHRE; encoded by the coding sequence TTGAAATTACAGCTCATCGCCGTTGGAACAAAAATGCCGGACTGGGTCCAGACCGGCTTTATGGATTACCTCCACCGTTTTCCTAAAGATATGCCCTTTGAATTAACGGAAATTCCAGCCGGAAAACGTGGGAAAAATGCAGATATAAAACGCATTCTAGAAAAAGAAGGCGAATTAATGCTCGCAGCTGTAGGTAAAGGAAATCGCATCGTCACTTTGGATATTCCAGGTGATCGTTGGGACACCCCGAAACTTGCCGTACAACTCGATAAATGGAAACAAGATGGCCGTAATGTCAGTTTATTAATCGGTGGCCCCGAAGGCCTTGCGCCTGCGTGTAAAGCAGCGGCAGAGCAAAGCTGGTCACTTTCACCACTTACGCTCCCCCATCCACTGGTTCGTGTCCTTGTTGCCGAAAGTCTGTATCGCGCATGGAGTATTACGACTAATCACCCTTACCACAGGGAATAG
- the rsfS gene encoding ribosome silencing factor — MNLLQGTELQQFIIDQLDDAKAEDIITIDVQGKSSITDQMIICTGTSSRHLMSVADRLIDACRKNGLMPLGVEGQGISDWIVVDLGDAIVHIMQDESRRMYELEKLWS; from the coding sequence GTGAACCTTTTGCAAGGAACTGAACTCCAACAATTTATTATCGATCAGCTTGATGATGCTAAAGCAGAAGATATCATTACTATCGATGTTCAAGGGAAATCAAGTATTACCGATCAGATGATCATCTGTACAGGGACATCAAGCCGCCATTTGATGTCTGTTGCTGACAGGTTAATCGACGCTTGCCGCAAAAATGGTTTAATGCCATTAGGTGTTGAAGGGCAAGGTATTTCTGATTGGATTGTCGTCGACCTTGGCGATGCCATTGTTCATATTATGCAAGATGAAAGTCGTCGTATGTATGAATTAGAAAAGCTCTGGAGCTGA
- a CDS encoding YbgA family protein has translation MQIIKPKVFIFEGINHLPANIHRQVSSTVEFVTDFSHEDMQNKVNGIISSKQQFCELQGLFPASIPILTDDKLQNVAFWDCFLTKLYTMQRLNDLHHALTHHNIIQFHSCHKYLIMAYSPVGYQYTGRLVASIKSSTDLECFFNQYKACLMEILATVPARNIEVNALSHMQGYFKHKATKDEKKRLLWLINDYLAGNLPLNRPLAMMRQLLVQYPDNYLIEQVIFEPYPNCNSIREIPYC, from the coding sequence GTGCAAATAATTAAACCAAAAGTTTTTATATTTGAAGGGATTAATCACCTGCCTGCTAATATTCATCGGCAAGTGAGTTCTACGGTTGAATTTGTCACGGATTTTTCCCATGAGGACATGCAAAATAAGGTTAATGGTATTATCAGCTCTAAACAGCAATTTTGTGAATTACAGGGACTATTCCCTGCGAGCATTCCGATATTAACAGATGACAAGCTACAAAATGTCGCGTTCTGGGACTGCTTTTTGACGAAATTGTATACGATGCAACGATTAAATGACTTACATCACGCGTTAACACATCACAATATTATTCAATTTCATAGCTGCCATAAATATCTCATTATGGCGTATTCTCCAGTTGGCTATCAGTATACTGGGCGTTTAGTGGCGAGTATTAAAAGCAGCACCGATCTTGAGTGTTTTTTTAATCAATATAAAGCCTGTTTAATGGAAATATTGGCAACGGTGCCGGCAAGAAACATTGAAGTTAATGCGCTGAGTCATATGCAAGGCTATTTTAAACACAAAGCTACGAAGGATGAGAAAAAACGCTTATTGTGGCTGATTAATGACTATTTAGCAGGGAATTTACCGTTAAACCGGCCATTAGCGATGATGCGACAGTTGCTTGTTCAATACCCAGACAACTATCTAATCGAGCAAGTTATTTTTGAACCATACCCTAATTGTAATTCAATAAGAGAGATCCCTTATTGCTGA
- the nadD gene encoding nicotinate-nucleotide adenylyltransferase, with protein MSNSFSKQHNLLALFGGTFDPIHFGHLRPVQALAQQVGLEKVILLPNHVPPHRPQPEATPSQRLEMVKLAIQNAPLFAIDTRELEKNSPSYTIETLVELRQEIGPEKPLAFIIGQDSLLSINKWHGWDHILDNCHLLVCSRPGYATQFTDPKMQNWLLEHQTTDPIALNQVANGYIFIGDTPLVNISATEIREKLSSGDSCQDLIPDAVLQYIHQQHLYQQ; from the coding sequence ATGAGTAATTCCTTTTCAAAACAACATAACTTGCTAGCATTATTCGGTGGGACGTTCGACCCCATTCACTTTGGTCATTTACGTCCGGTGCAAGCCCTTGCCCAACAAGTTGGTCTCGAAAAAGTTATCTTGTTACCTAACCACGTTCCCCCCCATCGCCCACAGCCAGAAGCGACTCCATCACAACGTTTAGAAATGGTGAAACTCGCGATTCAAAATGCACCTTTATTTGCTATCGATACGCGTGAACTAGAAAAAAATAGCCCTTCTTACACGATAGAAACACTGGTTGAATTACGCCAAGAAATTGGGCCAGAAAAACCCCTGGCGTTTATTATTGGTCAAGATTCCTTATTGTCGATTAATAAATGGCACGGCTGGGATCACATACTTGATAACTGCCATTTATTGGTTTGTTCCCGACCGGGGTATGCCACACAGTTTACCGACCCTAAAATGCAAAATTGGCTGTTAGAACATCAAACAACAGACCCTATTGCCTTAAACCAAGTAGCGAATGGGTATATTTTTATTGGGGATACCCCACTGGTAAATATCTCTGCAACCGAAATCCGCGAAAAATTAAGCTCCGGTGACTCGTGTCAGGATTTAATTCCAGATGCGGTTCTGCAATATATTCATCAACAACACCTTTATCAGCAATAA
- the holA gene encoding DNA polymerase III subunit delta, translating into MTRIYPEQLASSLQESLRGRYLIWGNEPLLLQESQDAIRKAAQEQGFEEHFSFSLEQNTDWDEIFSLCQALSLFASRQTLTLLLPENGPNAAMAEKLNQLAQLLHSDLLLVLRGHKLTKAQENSAWFKAISQDAIYISCLTPEYQRLPQWVSKRAYSMRLSLETEANQLLCYCYEGNLLGLAQALERLSLLYPDGKLTYPRVESAVNDSAHFTPYHWVDALLAGKSRRSWHILEQLQQEDVEPVILLRSIQRDLMLLITLKRQSATTPLKTLFDQHKVWQNRRGVLTEALQRLTLHQLQSALMLLTQAEINIKQDFSHSPWPDLQSLSMLLCGKAFAENFIHE; encoded by the coding sequence ATGACGCGTATTTACCCTGAACAGCTGGCCTCTTCGTTACAAGAGTCTCTAAGAGGCCGCTATTTAATTTGGGGCAATGAGCCCCTTCTTCTTCAAGAAAGCCAAGATGCCATCCGAAAAGCCGCACAAGAGCAAGGCTTTGAAGAGCATTTTTCGTTTTCTCTTGAGCAAAATACCGATTGGGATGAGATTTTTAGCCTCTGCCAAGCTCTCAGCCTATTTGCAAGCCGTCAAACTCTGACTCTGTTATTGCCCGAAAATGGCCCTAACGCTGCCATGGCTGAAAAGCTGAACCAACTGGCACAACTACTGCATTCAGATCTCCTTCTTGTGTTACGCGGTCATAAGCTTACTAAAGCACAAGAAAACAGTGCTTGGTTTAAAGCAATTAGCCAAGATGCTATTTATATCAGCTGCCTAACTCCTGAATATCAGCGGTTACCACAATGGGTTTCTAAACGCGCCTACAGTATGCGGCTTTCGTTAGAAACCGAAGCTAACCAGCTACTTTGTTACTGCTATGAAGGGAATTTACTTGGTTTGGCACAAGCACTTGAGCGGCTGTCTCTTCTTTATCCAGATGGTAAACTCACCTACCCTCGGGTCGAAAGTGCCGTTAATGATTCTGCGCATTTTACCCCCTACCATTGGGTTGATGCCCTATTGGCTGGTAAGTCCCGCCGTTCATGGCATATTTTAGAGCAACTGCAACAAGAAGATGTCGAGCCTGTTATTTTATTGCGTTCAATCCAACGTGATCTCATGTTGCTTATTACATTGAAACGCCAATCTGCAACAACCCCATTAAAGACATTATTTGATCAACACAAAGTGTGGCAAAACCGCCGAGGTGTGCTCACGGAAGCTTTACAACGTTTAACATTGCATCAATTACAATCTGCATTAATGTTATTAACGCAAGCAGAAATCAATATTAAACAAGATTTTAGCCATTCTCCATGGCCTGACCTGCAGTCACTGTCTATGCTATTATGTGGTAAAGCATTTGCAGAGAATTTTATTCATGAGTAA
- the lptE gene encoding LPS assembly lipoprotein LptE produces the protein MRYLITLFLSLAVLVTAGCGFRLQGTTQIPEELRTLQLSSSDPYGYLTRALREQLRLSNVKVLETGSPNIPILKVIGSTENTETVSVYQDGKAAEKQLTLVMNAQVLMPDGAIYPLQSRVERTFFDNPLEALAKDAEKEIVRQEMQEQAARNIVRKLLLVHSAELEKAKNQAADTNTQP, from the coding sequence GTGCGTTATCTGATAACTTTATTTTTGAGCCTGGCGGTGCTAGTCACCGCAGGTTGCGGTTTTCGTCTTCAAGGAACAACTCAAATTCCTGAGGAACTGAGAACTTTGCAGCTAAGTTCAAGTGACCCATATGGCTACCTCACAAGAGCGCTCAGGGAGCAACTACGGCTCAGTAACGTGAAGGTTCTCGAAACTGGAAGTCCGAACATTCCTATTTTGAAAGTCATTGGTTCGACTGAAAACACAGAAACTGTATCCGTTTATCAAGATGGTAAAGCCGCGGAGAAACAGTTAACACTGGTGATGAATGCGCAGGTTTTAATGCCTGATGGTGCAATATATCCATTACAAAGCCGTGTTGAACGCACTTTCTTCGACAACCCTTTAGAAGCACTTGCAAAAGATGCAGAGAAAGAAATTGTTAGACAAGAAATGCAAGAACAAGCTGCACGTAATATCGTGCGTAAATTATTGCTTGTTCATTCAGCAGAGCTTGAAAAAGCAAAAAACCAAGCGGCTGATACGAATACTCAACCATAA
- the leuS gene encoding leucine--tRNA ligase produces the protein MQEQYRPEDIEPKVQRHWDEKATFKVTEDNSKEKYYCLSMLPYPSGRLHMGHVRNYTMGDVISRYQRLLGKNVLQPIGWDAFGLPAEGAAVKNNTAPAPWTYANIDYMKNQLKMLGFGYDWDREVTTCTPEYYRWEQWFFTKLYEKGLVYKKTSAVNWCPHDLTVLANEQVVDGCCWRCDTPVERKEIPQWFIKITDYAEELLNDLDKLDDWPEQVKTMQRNWIGRSEGTEITFNVADRDETLTVYTTRPDTFMGATYVAVAAGHPLAKEAATNNPELAQFIDECRNTKTAEADMATMDKKGMATGLFVIHPLTQEKLPIWVANFVLMEYGTGAVMAVPAHDQRDWEFAHKYNLPIKAVIADADGNEPDLSQEAMTEKNSLINSGEFNGLDHQAGFNAISDKLVSLGAGQRKVNYRLRDWGVSRQRYWGAPIPMATLEDGTVVPVPEDQLPVILPEDVVMNGITSPIKADPEWAKMTINGQPALRETDTFDTFMESSWYYARYTCPQYDEGMLNPEAANYWLPVDQYIGGIEHAIMHLMYFRFFHKLMRDAGLVNSDEPAKRLLCQGMVLADAFYYTGSDGQRVWVSPADAIVERDDKNRITKAVDSEGHELVYTGMSKMSKSKNNGIDPQLMVEKYGADTVRLFMMFAAPPELTLEWQESSVEGANRFVRRVWRLVHEHSQKGATSPLDISALTPEQKDLRRDLHKTIAKVSDDFSRRYAFNTAIAAVMEFLNKLVRAPQETEQDRALVQESLEAITLMLSPIIPHACFEMWKALGHQTDIDFAQWPVADEKAMIDDTKLVVVQVNGKVRGRITVPADATQEFVLDMAKNEPSVAKYLEGVSIRKVIYVPGKLLNLVVG, from the coding sequence ATGCAAGAACAATATCGTCCAGAAGATATAGAGCCTAAAGTACAGCGTCACTGGGATGAAAAAGCAACTTTCAAAGTGACTGAAGACAACAGCAAAGAAAAATACTACTGCCTGTCCATGCTACCTTACCCTTCTGGTCGACTACACATGGGCCACGTACGTAACTACACCATGGGTGACGTTATCTCTCGTTACCAACGTTTGTTGGGGAAAAACGTTCTCCAACCAATTGGTTGGGATGCGTTTGGTCTGCCTGCTGAAGGTGCTGCAGTTAAAAATAATACGGCTCCTGCGCCATGGACTTACGCCAATATCGACTACATGAAAAACCAGTTGAAAATGCTCGGTTTCGGTTATGATTGGGATCGTGAAGTCACCACTTGTACTCCTGAATATTACCGTTGGGAACAATGGTTCTTCACTAAATTGTATGAAAAAGGTTTAGTGTACAAAAAAACCTCTGCGGTTAACTGGTGCCCACATGATTTAACCGTTTTGGCGAATGAACAAGTGGTTGATGGCTGCTGCTGGCGTTGTGACACCCCTGTTGAGCGCAAAGAAATCCCACAATGGTTTATTAAAATTACCGACTACGCGGAAGAACTGCTCAACGACCTCGACAAATTAGATGACTGGCCAGAGCAAGTCAAAACTATGCAGCGCAACTGGATCGGCCGTTCCGAAGGAACTGAGATCACATTCAATGTTGCAGACCGCGATGAAACCCTAACGGTTTATACCACTCGCCCTGATACTTTTATGGGGGCAACTTATGTGGCTGTTGCAGCAGGCCACCCTCTGGCGAAAGAGGCTGCAACAAATAACCCAGAATTAGCCCAATTTATTGATGAGTGCCGTAACACCAAAACTGCAGAAGCAGATATGGCAACCATGGATAAAAAAGGTATGGCTACTGGCTTATTCGTTATTCATCCATTAACCCAAGAAAAGCTGCCAATTTGGGTCGCTAACTTTGTCTTAATGGAATACGGTACTGGTGCGGTTATGGCCGTTCCTGCCCATGACCAACGTGACTGGGAATTCGCTCACAAATATAACTTACCCATCAAGGCCGTTATTGCTGATGCTGATGGCAATGAGCCTGATTTATCCCAAGAAGCGATGACTGAGAAAAATTCCCTGATTAACTCAGGTGAGTTCAATGGATTAGACCACCAAGCTGGTTTTAATGCGATTTCAGATAAACTCGTTTCTCTGGGCGCAGGCCAACGCAAAGTAAATTACCGCTTACGTGACTGGGGCGTTTCACGTCAACGTTACTGGGGCGCACCAATCCCAATGGCAACATTGGAAGATGGTACTGTCGTGCCTGTTCCTGAAGACCAATTACCTGTCATTCTGCCGGAAGATGTCGTGATGAACGGCATTACTAGCCCAATTAAAGCTGATCCTGAGTGGGCAAAAATGACCATTAATGGTCAACCTGCGTTACGTGAAACGGATACCTTCGATACCTTTATGGAATCTTCTTGGTACTATGCACGTTATACCTGCCCACAATATGACGAAGGCATGTTAAACCCAGAGGCAGCAAACTATTGGTTACCGGTTGACCAATATATTGGTGGTATCGAACACGCCATCATGCACTTAATGTATTTCCGCTTCTTCCATAAGTTGATGCGTGATGCAGGGTTAGTTAACTCTGATGAACCAGCAAAACGTCTACTGTGCCAAGGCATGGTGCTTGCTGATGCATTCTATTACACCGGCAGCGATGGCCAACGTGTTTGGGTATCCCCAGCAGATGCCATTGTTGAACGTGACGACAAAAACCGTATTACTAAAGCCGTAGACAGTGAAGGCCATGAACTGGTGTATACCGGTATGAGCAAAATGTCTAAGTCGAAAAACAACGGTATTGATCCACAATTGATGGTCGAAAAATACGGTGCCGATACTGTTCGTCTGTTTATGATGTTTGCGGCTCCACCTGAGTTAACCCTTGAGTGGCAAGAGTCTAGCGTTGAAGGCGCTAACCGCTTCGTTCGTCGTGTTTGGCGTTTAGTGCATGAACATTCTCAAAAAGGCGCCACTTCGCCTTTAGATATCAGCGCACTGACACCAGAACAGAAAGACTTACGTCGTGATCTGCACAAAACAATTGCTAAAGTCTCTGATGATTTCAGTCGTCGTTATGCATTTAATACCGCGATTGCAGCCGTCATGGAATTCTTAAACAAATTAGTTCGTGCACCACAAGAAACTGAGCAAGACCGTGCATTAGTCCAAGAGTCTCTCGAGGCTATCACGCTGATGTTATCACCAATCATTCCACACGCTTGCTTTGAGATGTGGAAAGCACTCGGTCACCAAACGGACATCGACTTTGCACAGTGGCCTGTTGCTGATGAAAAAGCCATGATTGACGATACCAAACTGGTTGTTGTTCAAGTTAATGGTAAGGTGCGTGGCCGTATCACCGTTCCGGCTGATGCAACCCAAGAGTTTGTCCTAGACATGGCAAAAAATGAGCCAAGCGTAGCGAAATACCTTGAAGGTGTTAGCATCCGCAAAGTAATCTATGTCCCAGGCAAATTGCTAAACCTTGTTGTAGGTTAA
- a CDS encoding amino acid ABC transporter ATP-binding protein → MITLKNVSKWYGQFQVLTDCTTEVKKGEVVVVCGPSGSGKSTLIKTVNGLEPIQQGEIFVNDIQVNNKKTDLAKLRSKVGMVFQHFELFPHLSIIENLTLAQVKVLNRDKKEAEAKGLKLLERVGLSSHANKFPAQLSGGQQQRVAIARALCMDPIAMLFDEPTSALDPEMINEVLDVMVELANEGMTMMVVTHEMGFAKKVANRVIFMDEGKIVEDSKKEDFFANPQSDRAKDFLAKILH, encoded by the coding sequence ATGATAACCCTGAAAAATGTATCCAAATGGTATGGCCAATTTCAGGTGCTTACAGACTGCACAACTGAAGTTAAAAAAGGTGAGGTTGTGGTTGTGTGCGGGCCATCTGGTTCTGGTAAATCCACATTAATAAAAACAGTGAATGGTTTAGAACCTATTCAGCAGGGTGAGATTTTTGTGAATGATATTCAAGTAAATAACAAAAAAACTGACCTTGCCAAATTACGCTCTAAAGTAGGAATGGTGTTCCAGCACTTCGAGCTATTCCCTCATTTATCAATCATTGAAAATCTGACATTAGCGCAAGTTAAGGTATTAAACCGCGATAAAAAAGAAGCGGAAGCAAAAGGTTTGAAATTATTGGAGCGCGTAGGTTTATCCAGCCATGCCAATAAATTTCCAGCTCAGCTTTCAGGCGGACAACAACAACGTGTCGCTATCGCTCGAGCACTGTGTATGGACCCAATAGCAATGCTATTTGATGAACCGACCTCAGCGCTAGATCCAGAAATGATCAACGAAGTTCTTGATGTTATGGTTGAATTAGCCAATGAAGGCATGACCATGATGGTGGTGACCCATGAAATGGGATTCGCCAAGAAAGTGGCTAATCGCGTGATTTTTATGGATGAAGGGAAGATTGTTGAAGACAGTAAAAAAGAAGACTTTTTTGCTAACCCACAATCTGATCGTGCAAAAGATTTCCTCGCAAAAATTCTTCATTAA
- the gltK gene encoding glutamate/aspartate ABC transporter permease GltK — protein MYEFDWSSIAPSMPFLIDGFIVTAKITLTAIVVGILWGTVLAVMRLSTFKPISWFAALYVNTFRSIPLVMVLLWFYLIVPSLLQNVLGLSPKNDIRLISAMIAFSLFEAAYYSEIIRAGIQSISRGQASAALALGMTNMQTMRLVVLPQAFKAMVPLLLTQGIVLFQDSSLVYVLSLTDFFRTATNIGERDGTQVEMVLFAGLVYFIVSFGASMLVNYLKKRTVS, from the coding sequence ATGTATGAATTTGATTGGAGCTCAATTGCTCCGAGTATGCCCTTCTTAATCGATGGCTTTATTGTCACCGCGAAAATTACACTGACCGCGATAGTGGTGGGGATTTTGTGGGGTACTGTCCTTGCTGTGATGCGGTTATCCACATTCAAACCCATTAGCTGGTTTGCTGCCTTGTATGTGAATACATTTCGCTCCATTCCACTAGTCATGGTTTTGCTGTGGTTCTACTTAATTGTGCCTAGCTTATTACAAAATGTTCTAGGCTTATCACCAAAAAATGATATTCGTTTAATTTCGGCAATGATAGCCTTCTCTCTTTTTGAAGCGGCCTATTACTCTGAAATCATTCGTGCTGGTATTCAAAGTATTTCTCGAGGGCAAGCCTCTGCTGCGTTAGCATTGGGAATGACAAATATGCAAACCATGCGGCTCGTCGTATTACCGCAAGCCTTCAAAGCCATGGTGCCGTTGTTGTTAACTCAAGGGATTGTACTGTTTCAGGACTCATCCCTCGTGTATGTGCTCAGTTTGACAGACTTTTTCCGTACCGCCACCAATATAGGTGAGCGTGATGGGACACAAGTAGAGATGGTACTGTTTGCGGGTCTGGTGTACTTTATTGTTAGTTTTGGCGCTTCTATGTTAGTGAATTATCTTAAGAAAAGGACTGTTTCATGA
- a CDS encoding amino acid ABC transporter permease, whose protein sequence is MSINWNWGIFLQEAPFGNTTYLGWLISGLEVTVTLSICAWIIAFLVGSFFGILRTVPNRFLAFLGTAYVELFRNVPLIVQFFTWYLVIPELLPRSIGDWFKMDLDPNYQFFISSMLCLGLFTAARMTEQVRAAIQSLPRGQKSAALAMGLTLPQTYRYVLLPNAYRVILPPMTSEMLNLVKNSAIASTIGLVDMAAQAGKLLDYSAHAWESFTAITLAYVGINVIIMILMTLLERKVRLPGTIGGR, encoded by the coding sequence ATGTCTATTAACTGGAATTGGGGGATTTTCCTTCAGGAAGCCCCGTTTGGGAATACCACCTATTTAGGGTGGTTAATATCTGGCCTCGAAGTCACCGTAACACTTTCTATTTGTGCCTGGATCATCGCATTCTTAGTCGGCTCATTTTTCGGTATTTTACGTACCGTACCTAACCGTTTTTTAGCCTTTTTAGGAACTGCTTACGTAGAGTTATTCCGCAACGTACCACTTATTGTGCAATTTTTTACTTGGTATTTGGTTATTCCAGAACTTCTCCCTCGCTCAATCGGGGATTGGTTTAAAATGGACTTAGATCCTAACTATCAATTCTTTATTTCCTCAATGCTTTGCCTTGGGTTATTCACCGCAGCACGAATGACCGAGCAAGTACGTGCAGCCATTCAGTCACTACCTAGAGGGCAAAAAAGCGCTGCTCTCGCAATGGGGCTCACTTTGCCACAAACCTATCGCTACGTTTTATTACCCAACGCCTATCGGGTAATTTTGCCACCAATGACGTCTGAAATGCTGAACTTGGTCAAAAACTCAGCCATTGCATCAACCATTGGTTTAGTCGATATGGCGGCACAAGCAGGAAAGCTATTGGACTATTCTGCTCACGCATGGGAATCCTTTACCGCAATTACGTTAGCTTATGTCGGAATTAACGTCATTATTATGATTTTGATGACGTTATTAGAGCGCAAAGTTCGCTTACCTGGCACCATTGGAGGGCGGTAA